The Rhododendron vialii isolate Sample 1 chromosome 5a, ASM3025357v1 genome contains a region encoding:
- the LOC131326784 gene encoding uncharacterized protein LOC131326784 produces the protein MNSLGTPVIDALALDYLGFSFLPVVINNIWTWAAVITAAVSFWRIRAVGLKSDSQDESSPRMVSVSPSPHTEEKEAVMEPASTLASSTTTSSTRVPSAVDVDTTGGPRRGKFTVYYEDESEGEVAWEEGVDDGGVVEVGRGTGGDYWCDNWEKVMRMRIEQGDMRWYRYQDLTVLDGNVVRLWDGCRDKSSIFHH, from the coding sequence aTGAACTCCTTGGGTACTCCGGTTATTGATGCATTAGCCTTGGATTACCTGGGCTTCAGTTTCTTACCGGTAGTAATCAACAACATATGGACGTGGGCCGCCGTTATAACCGCGGCAGTTAGTTTCTGGAGGATCAGAGCCGTCGGTCTGAAATCCGACAGCCAAGATGAATCTTCGCCTCGGATGGTGTCAGTATCACCGTCGCCTCATACGGAGGAGAAGGAGGCTGTGATGGAGCCAGCATCAACCCTAGCTTCTTCAACGACAACGTCGTCGACGAGGGTGCCGTCGGCTGTTGACGTGGATACAACAGGAGGACCGAGGAGAGGGAAATTCACGGTGTATTACGAGGATGAAAGCGAGGGAGAGGTGGCGTGGGAGGAAGGGGTGGATGACGGCGGCGTTGTGGAGGTGGGTAGAGGTACTGGAGGAGATTACTGGTGTGATAATTGGGAGAAAGTGATGAGGATGAGAATCGAGCAGGGTGATATGAGGTGGTACCGGTATCAGGATTTGACGGTGCTCGACGGCAACGTTGTAAGATTATGGGATGGCTGCAGAGACAAAAGTAGCATTTTTCAtcattaa